The following are encoded together in the Babesia microti strain RI chromosome II, complete genome genome:
- a CDS encoding conserved Plasmodium protein, unknown function (overlaps_old_locusTagID:BBM_II04015), with the protein MNTLPPPTTLITDIMIGVGRSSFVNKIFFYKTLKQKLRNFTTNSSELKQGAYGFKTGILCISLLTYPFWSNGLQEAYWSFKYGKLNKKEILSDRFQWLHECMIRDEIEQLAVTSEPKS; encoded by the exons ATGAATACGTTACCCCCACCTACCACTCTGATCACGGATATCATGATCGGTGTTGGTAGATCATCTTTCgttaacaaaatttttttctaCAAAACTTTGAAGCAAAAATTGAGAAATTTTACCACTAATAGTAGTGAGTTAAAGCAAGGTGCTTACGGATTCAAAACGGGAATTCTGTGTATAAGCCTATTAACTTATCCCTTCTGGTCCAACGGATTACAGGAGGCATATTGGTCGTTCAAATATggaaaattaaacaaaaagGAGATTCTATCAGACCGATTCCAATGGCTACACGAATGTATGATT AGAGATGAAATTGAGCAGTTGGCTGTGACAAGTGAACCCAAAAGTTAA
- a CDS encoding ribosomal protein L43, mitochondrial, putative (overlaps_old_locusTagID:BBM_II04020): MATLGVWQLKKIRLRYSETGYSSTGIRYYMRHLLRDFTLQNPQIEITRVHEQFENPQATFVYLNGSVYDVSLKDLKPSQIDQILQLHRNSVGGMEYLKHGGPKVWTIQRSIQGLWQPCVSNQLQNSAWFRSKNDKRKHLPKYSKRSLDLACEVIKGHGRWGDENLFPKGWDQQYLKNIFSHPFVNDSLAANYSINNGDNDTNKNSD; this comes from the exons ATGGCAACTCTTGGAGTGTGGCAACTGAAGAAGATTAGACTTAGGTACAGTGAAACTGGGTATAGTAGCACTGGGATTAGATACTACATGAGACATCTGTTACGAGACTTTACTCTACAAAACCcacaaattgaaattacTAGAGTTCATGAGCAATTTGAAAATCCCCAAGCTACTTTCGT TTACTTGAATGGTTCAGTATACGATGTAAGCTTGAAAGATCTCAAACCATCCCAAATTGACCAAATACTTCAGCTGCATAGAAATTCAGTTGGAGGAATGGAGTATTTAAAGCACGGAGGGCCAAAGGTTTGGACTATTCAGCGTTCAATACAG GGATTGTGGCAGCCGTGTGTCAGTAATCAACTACAAAACTCTGCATGGTTTAGGAgtaaaaatgacaaaaGGAAACACCTGCCAAAGTACTCAAAAAGATCCCTGGATTTGGCTTGTGAGGTAATAAAGGGGCATGGTCGTTGGGGGGATGAAAACTTGTTTCCAAAGGGATGGGATCAACAATATCTAAAAAACATATTTTCTCACCCCTTTGTCAACGATTCATTGGCCGCtaattattcaataaaCAATGGTGACAATGAtactaataaaaatagcgattaa
- a CDS encoding conserved Plasmodium protein, unknown function (overlaps_old_locusTagID:BBM_II04025), giving the protein MFMNVCGGVRVKVFLKILGREPITFDNLGSALRDFALSLRTESPSVILSHRDELLPFVPYFRPSEVCLIAHGYQHVGLKSIEWWNKFATESVQTMFDMDGKEMAGLLYSFSKLDTNNSLIKKFAVVPHLVEQIKPWINILEPTDLALTIRALSSLQIDNLQVYQRALDISDSFNLLDILFFIHSNSQSRGFNMNFYQKMCQHSIKFVTEMDIRHIKSIATTLSVGGIKSHQYFNILGKQLEHISHYQSINLSDLISLIMSFTRQCFPLDTIMPIDRQIYVTTLKKLGMTDETIISLDKNENEPVTYPLPSTKKFFEDQIARFIPSFDDNDMSIVTRGISMLRLNLQPLALDDLFDALVNQLKSGLFTGAKLANLVLSTATIKGSKNSFWQELDNCIRNQPDVTPEICARILTAIGNSHNFSYSRTRISSECKKVVLCNLNQLSTRAISALCKSFEKTYDTQSASNPKLADEIIKRAGEFIFWDLSPILSMYVTLGICPQNVYNTLKDRYNNIKHSMDNKSRMNIERLINRIVHS; this is encoded by the exons atgtttatgaATGTTTGCGGAGGTGTTCGTGTTAAGGTTTTCTTGAAAATTCTAGGCAGGGAACCTATCACTTTTGACAATCTTGGAAGCGCACTTAGGGATTTCGCTCTGTCACTCAGAACTGAGAG TCCATCGGTTATACTATCTCATAGAGATGAATTATTGCCTTTTGTCCCATATTTTCGACCCAGTGAAGTTTGCCTTATTGCACATGGGTACCAGCACGTAGGACTTAAATCCATAGAATGGTGGAACAAATTCGCCACTGAATCTGTGCAAACAATGTTTGATATGGATGGAAAGGAAATGGCAGGGCTGCTTTATTCCTTCTCAAAG TTGGACACTAACAATTCattgattaaaaaattcgcCGTTGTACCACATCTAGTTGAGCAAATTAAACCTTGGATAAACATCCTAGAGCCAACAGATTTGGCCCTAACTA TCCGTgcattatcatcattgcAAATTGACAATCTACAGGTTTACCAAAGGGCATTAGACATTTCAGACTCCTTTAACTTACTTGATATTCTGTTTTTTATCCATTCCAACTCACAGAGTAGGGGCTTTAACATGAATTTCTACCAAAAAATGTGCCAACActcaataaaatttgtaactGAAATGGATATACGACACATAAAATCAATAGCAACTACTTTATCTGTAGGCGGGATCAAATCTcatcaatattttaatatactaGGCAAGCAACTTGAGCACATATCTCACTAtcaatcaataaatttatctgatctaatatcattgataaTGTCATTTACTAGGCAATGTTTCCCATTAGATACAATAATGCCAATTGATAGGcaaatatatgtaacaaCACTCAAAAAACTGGGAATGACGGATGAAACGATTATTTCACTTGATAAAAACGAAAATGAGCCAGTTACATATCCGTTACCCTCTACTAAAAAGTTTTTTGAGGACCAAATTGCGAGGTTCATCCCCTCGTTCGACGACAATGATATGTCAATTGTCACACGTG GAATATCAATGCTACGCCTTAACTTACAGCCATTAGCCCTGGATGATTTATTTGACGCGCTAGTAAACCAGCTGAAATCAGGACTATTTACTGGTGCCAAACTCGCCAACCTAGTACTATCTACTGCCACAATAAAGGGGTCAAAAAATTCTTTCTGGCAGGAATTGGATAATTGCATTAGAAACCA ACCAGATGTCACACCAGAAATTTGTGCTAGAATACTCACAGCTATTGGCAACTCtcacaatttttcatacTCCAGGACTAGGATAAGCAGTGAGTGCAAGAAGGTCGTCCTTTGTAACTTAAATCAATTAAGCACTCGTGCTATATCAGCACTTTGTAAAAGTTTTGAGAAAACCTACGATACACAATCGGCCAGTAATCCAAAATTGGcagatgaaattattaaacgGGCCGGtgaattcattttttggGATTTATCACCAATCCTAAGTATGTATGTAACCTTGGGTATTTGTCCACAAAACGTATACAATACGCTAAAAGATAGATACAACAATATTAAACACAGCATGGATAACAAATCCAGAATGAATATAGAAAGATTGATAAATCGCATAGTACACTcatga
- a CDS encoding conserved Plasmodium protein, unknown function (overlaps_old_locusTagID:BBM_II04030), with product MDPYDNVVGGRLKLRKKVKKVCKSELQNDSGTTLQRTTGSGRIVSSGNTVQGFETKFMDEAQSGDFIIIRHPQTHVEEEQKIIYIMSQRSLNIANPFSSDLITTTNFYIGKPVTTTPGEQVFGKSKVKMRQKAGIWSYKTITKEVTRPLTAEERLDERTKLGRDKYCW from the exons ATGGATCCTTACGACAATGTTGTTGGTGGTAGACTAAAGCTCAGGAAGAAGGTTAAAAAGGTATGCAAATCTGAACTCCAAAATGACAGTGGTACAACATTGCAACGGACCACTGGTTCTGGAAGAATTGTATCTTCTGGCAATACTGTACAAGG cTTTGAAACTAAATTTATGGATGAAGCACAGAGTGGcgattttataataatcagACATCCACAAACGCATGTAGAAGAggaacaaaaaattatatacataatgaGCCAAAGGTCATTGAATATCGCAAATCCCTTTTCCAGTGATCTAATAACGACaaccaatttttat ATAGGTAAGCCAGTGACTACTACTCCCGGAGAACAGGTGTTCGGTAAATCTAAAGTAAAGATGCGACAAAAGGCGGGGATTTGGAGTTATAAAACAATAACGAAGGAAGTTACCAGGCCATTAACAGCGGAAGAAAGGTTGGATGAGAGGACCAAGCTAGGGAGAGATAAGTATTGTTGGTGA
- a CDS encoding transporter, putative (overlaps_old_locusTagID:BBM_II04035) has translation MIRDLTIEQLVTDKNVKDSTQQSNLFNIHRVAYVICCIAIAALVGRTLVGWPSIAKMLLKSGAYQWLCTANELAQHSGNKIVDKMVENAGKIEGCKCLAQDIAVQSLFATGMIAMMAASGFAGILIHYGGARISFIIGTMLLMTGWLFLGYSNVDFRAHEVGIILIALGMDPVLFSLLSSGNLFPGSEMLITALLASATSVSMIITTLLDYAIHYTGINFPTALTIYVIGTHSLMMAFGILFVPPRRFYRQNEIDEALKRVGEFSKLDLHFNVERGLKSPSFSEVGLQDKLSVSETAEHIEPVSITDYSETKPEISNNGAAKMPTIPIFMTFLILVHFVLVIAEGTFIMITMRTLLGQSATNILSFTLPLSFIPCIILGKVADKFDVIYVLWYEVICIILTLIVSVLPLPHVDIVAAVLFALSNACLSGQFWFLIVDIYEPKIQMLMLGILSFISGAGALISRTIYAYVGRSVESIKIGMYAFLGISISQVIIVYLISLRKTQGLSFK, from the coding sequence ATGATAAGGGATCTCACAATTGAACAATTGGTCACCGACAAAAATGTCAAAGATTCAACACAACAGagcaatttatttaatatacatcGTGTGGCTTATGTAATTTGTTGCATTGCGATAGCTGCATTGGTTGGTAGGACGTTGGTGGGATGGCCCAGCATAGCCAAGATGCTTCTGAAGTCGGGCGCATATCAATGGTTATGCACGGCAAATGAATTGGCACAGCACTCTGGAAATAAGATAGTCGATAAAATGGTTGAGAATGCTGGTAAAATCGAAGGATGTAAATGTTTGGCCCAGGACATTGCTGTGCAATCGCTATTTGCCACAGGGATGATTGCTATGATGGCGGCATCCGGATTTGCCGGGATTCTCATTCACTATGGCGGGGCAAGGATTTCATTCATAATTGGTACGATGTTGTTAATGACGGGCTGGCTATTTTTAGGTTACTCGAATGTCGACTTTAGGGCACATGAGGTAGGAATCATACTTATTGCGCTGGGAATGGATCCAGTGCTCTTTTCATTGTTATCTTCGGGCAATCTATTTCCAGGCAGTGAAATGCTAATAACAGCACTGCTGGCCTCAGCTACATCTGTAAGTATGATCATTACGACATTATTGGATTACGCCATCCATTATACTGGGATAAATTTCCCCACTGctttaacaatatatgtaatagGTACTCATTCGTTGATGATGGCATTTGGTATACTATTTGTACCGCCCAGGCGATTTTACCGCCAgaatgaaattgatgagGCACTCAAACGTGTTGGAGAGTTTAGTAAATTGGATTTGCATTTTAACGTGGAAAGGGGGCTCAAATCACCATCATTTTCAGAAGTAGGATTGCAAGACAAACTTTCCGTATCTGAAACAGCAGAACACATAGAACCAGTGTCAATTACAGATTATAGCGAGACCAAGCCAGAAATCTCTAATAATGGTGCGGCAAAAATGCCAACAATACCAATTTTCATGACATTTCTGATTCTAGTGCACTTTGTGTTGGTAATTGCCGAGGGTACGTTTATCATGATCACAATGAGAACGCTCTTAGGCCAGTCTGCCACCAATATTTTGTCATTTACGTTGCCATTGTCGTTTATCCCATGTATAATTTTGGGTAAGGTGGCAGATAAGTTTGACGTTATATACGTGCTTTGGTATGAGGTAATTTGCATAATATTGACATTAATTGTATCAGTGTTGCCCCTGCCGCACGTGGATATTGTGGCGGCTGTGTTATTTGCGCTGTCTAATGCATGTCTTTCTGGTCAATTTTGGTTTTTGATTGTCGACATTTACGAACCAAAAATACAGATGCTTATGTTGGGCATTTTAAGTTTCATTTCTGGTGCAGGTGCCCTTATTTCTCGAACCATATACGCATACGTTGGGCGATCTGTGGAATCCATAAAGATAGGAATGTACGCGTTTCTGGGTATATCCATCTCACAAGTTATTATCGTATACCTCATCTCTCTGAGGAAGACCCAAGGTCTATCTTTCAAATGA